One genomic region from Chelonia mydas isolate rCheMyd1 chromosome 25, rCheMyd1.pri.v2, whole genome shotgun sequence encodes:
- the GPX4 gene encoding phospholipid hydroperoxide glutathione peroxidase isoform X2: protein MNWGRLGRRVLLCGALGARGLSRSMCAQADDWRAAKSIYEFHAKDIDGSDVSLEKYRGFVCVITNVASKUGKTAVSYTQFVDMYARYAEKGLRILGFPCNQFGNQEPGDESQIKQFVASYGVKFDLYSKIEVNGNNAHPLWKWMKDQPKGRGTLGNSSLTGRAKW, encoded by the exons ATGAATTGGGGCCGCCTGGGCAGGCGGGTGCTGCTGTGCGGGGCACTCGGCGCGCGGGGTCTGAGCCGGAGCATG TGTGCACAGGCAGATGACTGGCGAGCTGCCAAATCAATCTATGAATTCCATGCCAAAGATATTGATGGCAGTGATGTTTCCCTGGAAAAGTACAG gGGGTTTGTCTGCGTCATCACCAATGTAGCATCCAAATGAGGAAAAACTGCTGTAAGCTACACTCAGTTTGTCGATATGTACGCCAGATACGCTGAGAAGGGTTTACGCATCCTGGGCTTCCCCTGCAACCAGTTTGGAAACCAG GAGCCTGGGGATGAGTCACAGATCAAACAATTTGTTGCAAGCTATGGGGTGAAGTTTGACCTCTATAGTAAGATAGAGGTCAACGGGAACAATGCCCATCCTCTCTGGAAATGGATGAAAGACCAGCCCAAAGGAAGAGGCACCCTGGGAAA TTCCTCATTAACAGGGAGGGCCAAGTGGTGA
- the GPX4 gene encoding phospholipid hydroperoxide glutathione peroxidase isoform X1, translated as MNWGRLGRRVLLCGALGARGLSRSMCAQADDWRAAKSIYEFHAKDIDGSDVSLEKYRGFVCVITNVASKUGKTAVSYTQFVDMYARYAEKGLRILGFPCNQFGNQEPGDESQIKQFVASYGVKFDLYSKIEVNGNNAHPLWKWMKDQPKGRGTLGNAIKWNFTKFLINREGQVVKRYSPMDDPYVIEKDLPNFL; from the exons ATGAATTGGGGCCGCCTGGGCAGGCGGGTGCTGCTGTGCGGGGCACTCGGCGCGCGGGGTCTGAGCCGGAGCATG TGTGCACAGGCAGATGACTGGCGAGCTGCCAAATCAATCTATGAATTCCATGCCAAAGATATTGATGGCAGTGATGTTTCCCTGGAAAAGTACAG gGGGTTTGTCTGCGTCATCACCAATGTAGCATCCAAATGAGGAAAAACTGCTGTAAGCTACACTCAGTTTGTCGATATGTACGCCAGATACGCTGAGAAGGGTTTACGCATCCTGGGCTTCCCCTGCAACCAGTTTGGAAACCAG GAGCCTGGGGATGAGTCACAGATCAAACAATTTGTTGCAAGCTATGGGGTGAAGTTTGACCTCTATAGTAAGATAGAGGTCAACGGGAACAATGCCCATCCTCTCTGGAAATGGATGAAAGACCAGCCCAAAGGAAGAGGCACCCTGGGAAA TGCAATAAAGTGGAACTTCACAAAG TTCCTCATTAACAGGGAGGGCCAAGTGGTGAAGAGATACAGCCCAATGGATGATCCATAT GTGATTGAGAAAGACCTGCCTAACTTCCTGTAG